In the Deinococcus aerolatus genome, one interval contains:
- a CDS encoding acyl-CoA thioesterase, with translation MSRPTPQTRAAYPYHHPIQTRWADNDVYGHVNNVTYYAYFDTAVNAYLAGQGALDLTGGEVIGLVVETGCAFFAPVAFPEALSVGVRVAKAGRSSVRYELAVFQDGVAAAAAQGHFVHVYVGRDSRRPVDLPAALRAALAPLMTG, from the coding sequence ATGTCCCGCCCCACCCCCCAGACGCGCGCCGCGTATCCCTACCACCACCCCATCCAGACCCGCTGGGCCGACAACGACGTGTACGGCCACGTCAACAACGTGACCTACTACGCCTACTTCGACACGGCGGTGAACGCCTACCTGGCCGGTCAGGGGGCGCTGGACCTGACGGGGGGGGAGGTGATCGGGCTGGTGGTAGAAACGGGCTGCGCCTTTTTTGCCCCGGTCGCCTTTCCTGAGGCGCTGAGCGTGGGCGTGCGGGTGGCAAAGGCGGGCCGCAGCAGCGTGCGGTACGAACTGGCGGTGTTTCAGGACGGGGTGGCAGCGGCAGCGGCGCAGGGCCACTTCGTGCATGTTTACGTTGGGCGCGACTCGCGCCGCCCGGTCGATCTGCCTGCCGCGTTGCGGGCGGCGCTGGCCCCGCTGATGACAGGTTGA
- a CDS encoding putative bifunctional diguanylate cyclase/phosphodiesterase produces MTGEVANETTPGTRRVLNLSLLLTVGFALAHLLWTVLDLRGEGLNWPGTSFSLGVLYAAALTCALAARKRRASAPAWRWIALAVGVYALADTGYALVEARAGTVVTPSVLDAAYLAFYVLFMLGILALPHQPLRRAEAWRLTLDTGIVVGALGVALWYGALALMLGATEAGLASKLVNLMYPVLDLCALGLLLTVIRRDDRFPLEGGMLALGLAAFIAGNTVYLFMDANGDFTLGLPVDLLWTAGALLFAVAAWNSRRGTPASRPLTTVTQITTRLTRPLYAAAPYLGLAVCFALSLHSQDENTLAAHGTLWGTAAVTLLVAMRQIVALRDNTALTAQLAALNASLESRVAARTAEVEQGHAQLEAHARELAWQAHHDQLTGLPNRAGFLIALGEAVDRQTQPALPGEEPASLAVLFLDLDGFKTVNDTLGHTVGDQLLIRVAARLRGSLQPGEFTARLGGDEFMVLTPQPPESRAQQVLELFAAPFDLGDRPVRVSASVGVSVYPDSGRDAESLYMHADVAMYEAKRAGKGAARVFMPPADRAARLQAEVENQLPGALERGEFSLHYQPIYGLARQITALEALLRWDSPALGLLFPGHFLPAAHGTGLDGALDRWALNEACGQLSRWHAAGHSGLRVAVNLSPAQFAHADFVDTVDAALARHALSGAALDFEIDAALLAGQEAQAAAVMGQVRERGVRWALCGFGARDSALAPLLQLPVGVLKIDRSIIGALDGPAAVQTQARRGVQAITALAGALGLGVMAEGVETRAQWQAALALGCDHAQGFWLGHPQNALKTTALLAHSLEQPVPDAPSHVV; encoded by the coding sequence TTGACGGGTGAAGTGGCGAATGAAACCACACCGGGAACGCGCCGGGTCCTGAACCTCTCCCTGCTGCTGACCGTGGGTTTTGCGCTGGCCCACCTGCTCTGGACGGTGCTGGACCTGCGTGGAGAGGGCCTGAACTGGCCAGGAACGTCCTTCTCACTCGGCGTCCTGTACGCAGCCGCGCTGACCTGTGCGCTGGCGGCCCGCAAGCGCCGGGCCAGTGCGCCGGCCTGGCGCTGGATTGCCCTAGCGGTTGGCGTCTACGCCCTGGCGGACACGGGGTACGCGCTGGTGGAGGCGCGGGCCGGAACGGTGGTCACACCCTCCGTGCTGGACGCGGCTTACCTGGCGTTCTACGTGCTGTTCATGCTGGGCATTCTGGCACTGCCGCACCAGCCGCTGCGGCGGGCCGAGGCGTGGCGACTGACACTGGACACTGGCATTGTGGTGGGGGCACTGGGGGTGGCGCTGTGGTACGGCGCACTGGCCCTGATGCTGGGCGCCACCGAGGCAGGCCTGGCCAGCAAGCTCGTCAATCTGATGTACCCGGTCCTCGACCTCTGCGCCCTGGGCCTGCTGCTGACCGTTATCAGACGCGACGACCGTTTCCCGCTGGAAGGCGGGATGCTGGCGCTGGGCCTTGCCGCCTTTATCGCTGGCAACACGGTCTATCTGTTCATGGATGCCAACGGCGACTTCACGCTGGGCCTGCCTGTGGACCTGCTGTGGACGGCCGGCGCCCTGCTGTTTGCTGTGGCCGCCTGGAACTCGCGCCGGGGCACCCCAGCCAGCCGCCCACTGACCACCGTCACGCAGATCACCACCCGCCTTACCCGTCCGCTGTACGCGGCGGCCCCGTACCTGGGCCTTGCCGTCTGCTTTGCCCTGAGTCTGCACAGCCAGGACGAGAACACGCTGGCCGCCCACGGCACGCTGTGGGGGACCGCCGCCGTGACGCTGCTGGTCGCCATGCGGCAGATTGTGGCGCTGCGCGACAACACCGCGCTGACCGCGCAGCTGGCCGCCCTGAACGCCAGCCTGGAAAGCCGGGTGGCCGCCCGCACCGCCGAGGTCGAGCAGGGCCACGCCCAGCTGGAGGCCCACGCCCGCGAACTGGCGTGGCAGGCCCACCATGACCAGTTGACCGGCCTGCCCAACCGCGCCGGGTTCCTGATTGCCCTGGGCGAGGCGGTAGACCGCCAGACCCAGCCCGCACTGCCGGGAGAGGAGCCCGCGTCCCTGGCGGTGCTGTTTCTCGATCTGGACGGCTTCAAGACCGTCAACGACACGCTGGGACACACCGTGGGGGACCAGCTGTTGATCCGGGTGGCCGCCCGCCTGCGCGGCTCCCTGCAACCCGGCGAATTCACTGCCCGGCTGGGCGGCGACGAGTTCATGGTGTTGACCCCACAGCCTCCGGAAAGCCGGGCCCAGCAGGTGCTGGAGCTGTTCGCCGCCCCCTTTGACCTGGGAGACCGTCCGGTACGGGTCAGCGCGTCGGTGGGAGTCAGCGTGTACCCGGACAGCGGCCGGGACGCCGAGAGCCTGTACATGCACGCCGACGTCGCCATGTACGAGGCCAAACGGGCCGGCAAGGGGGCGGCGCGCGTCTTCATGCCCCCCGCGGACCGGGCCGCCCGCCTGCAGGCCGAAGTGGAAAACCAGCTGCCCGGCGCGCTGGAACGCGGCGAGTTCAGCCTGCATTACCAGCCCATCTACGGCCTCGCGCGGCAGATCACCGCCCTGGAGGCGCTGCTGCGCTGGGACAGCCCCGCACTGGGCCTGCTCTTCCCCGGTCATTTTCTGCCGGCAGCGCACGGGACCGGTCTGGACGGGGCACTGGACCGCTGGGCGCTGAACGAGGCCTGCGGGCAGCTCTCGCGCTGGCACGCAGCAGGCCACAGCGGGCTGCGCGTGGCCGTGAACCTGTCGCCGGCCCAGTTCGCGCACGCGGACTTTGTGGACACGGTCGACGCCGCGCTGGCCCGACACGCCCTGAGCGGCGCGGCCCTGGACTTCGAGATCGACGCGGCCCTGCTGGCCGGGCAGGAGGCCCAGGCCGCCGCCGTGATGGGTCAGGTCCGGGAACGGGGCGTCCGGTGGGCCCTGTGCGGCTTCGGGGCGCGGGATTCAGCCCTGGCGCCGCTGCTCCAGCTTCCGGTGGGTGTCCTCAAGATCGACCGCAGCATAATCGGGGCGCTGGACGGTCCGGCAGCGGTGCAGACACAGGCCCGTCGGGGGGTGCAGGCCATCACCGCGCTGGCGGGGGCGCTGGGCCTGGGCGTGATGGCCGAGGGGGTCGAGACCCGCGCGCAGTGGCAGGCCGCCCTGGCCCTGGGCTGTGACCATGCCCAGGGCTTCTGGCTGGGCCACCCGCAGAACGCGCTGAAGACCACGGCTCTTCTGGCCCACAGCCTGGAGCAACCGGTGCCGGACGCCCCGTCTCACGTCGTCTAG
- a CDS encoding 2'-5' RNA ligase family protein, which yields MAASFLLAVLPPPELATRLQAFRAAHHLQDAAAVPHLTVKARSGLSPGLEWQQTLRAVVARHAPLPATLGGPRLFGNGTALYVQARSPAAVALHVALLDALRERQDRVRFFGYEGPGLTLHLSLALQRRGVALPDVLRAAQTEFADLEGHPLGFTADAVTLMHKPGPGGFYAPLESWPLLAGAQVAGAQAGRPARPPAPQ from the coding sequence ATGGCCGCCTCCTTCCTGCTGGCCGTGCTGCCGCCGCCGGAACTGGCCACCCGCCTTCAGGCGTTCCGCGCTGCCCACCACCTCCAGGACGCCGCCGCCGTGCCGCACCTGACCGTCAAGGCCCGCAGCGGTCTGTCGCCGGGGCTGGAGTGGCAGCAGACCCTGCGCGCGGTGGTGGCCCGGCACGCGCCGCTGCCGGCGACCCTCGGCGGGCCGCGCCTGTTCGGCAACGGCACGGCCCTGTACGTGCAGGCCCGCAGCCCGGCGGCGGTGGCCCTGCACGTGGCGTTGCTGGACGCCCTGCGGGAGCGGCAGGACCGGGTGCGTTTCTTTGGCTACGAGGGGCCGGGATTGACGCTGCACCTCTCGCTGGCGCTTCAGCGGCGCGGCGTGGCCCTGCCGGACGTGCTGAGGGCGGCACAAACCGAATTCGCCGATCTGGAGGGGCACCCGCTGGGCTTCACTGCCGACGCCGTGACCCTAATGCACAAACCGGGTCCGGGCGGATTCTATGCGCCACTGGAGAGCTGGCCGCTGCTTGCCGGGGCCCAGGTTGCCGGGGCGCAGGCGGGACGTCCGGCACGCCCGCCTGCGCCACAATGA
- a CDS encoding SDR family NAD(P)-dependent oxidoreductase, which produces MNTLILGATGGIGAATARALAAAGAKLTLSGRDEARLSALAAELGAASKVADVGYESHVKALFEGLENLETLVYAVGAALPEPLKDADPGRVRAVWNANYFGALWVLKHGLGRMNRGGRVYLLGARPELVTARGFSQYAASKAALARAAEIARLETRGVTVALVLPPAVDTGLWTQVGQAPKGAISPEDVARAIAADRAGTGETELRVSG; this is translated from the coding sequence ATGAACACCCTGATTCTGGGCGCCACCGGCGGCATCGGCGCGGCGACGGCCCGCGCCCTGGCCGCAGCGGGCGCAAAGTTGACCCTCAGCGGGCGCGACGAGGCCCGGCTCTCGGCCCTGGCTGCCGAACTGGGCGCGGCCTCCAAAGTCGCCGATGTGGGCTACGAGAGCCACGTCAAGGCGCTGTTCGAAGGTCTGGAGAATCTGGAGACCCTGGTCTACGCGGTGGGCGCGGCCCTGCCCGAACCGCTGAAGGACGCGGACCCCGGCCGGGTGCGGGCGGTGTGGAACGCCAACTATTTTGGGGCGCTGTGGGTCCTGAAGCACGGGCTGGGGCGCATGAACCGGGGCGGGCGGGTCTACCTGCTGGGCGCCCGCCCGGAACTGGTCACGGCGCGCGGCTTCTCGCAGTACGCCGCGAGCAAGGCGGCCCTGGCCCGCGCCGCCGAGATCGCCCGCCTGGAGACGCGCGGCGTGACAGTGGCGCTGGTGCTGCCCCCTGCGGTGGACACCGGGTTGTGGACTCAGGTGGGCCAGGCGCCGAAAGGGGCGATCTCGCCGGAAGACGTCGCACGCGCCATCGCTGCCGACCGTGCCGGAACAGGCGAGACGGAACTGCGGGTGTCCGGCTGA
- a CDS encoding non-heme iron oxygenase ferredoxin subunit has product MSVTQNSERVQIGPEADLPEGFQTTVELDGVSVLVLRHEGQFYALRNNCTHQDYPLQGGEVSMARITCQKHGAKFELATGKAKSLPAVKPVRLFRTEVEGGMVYVSPL; this is encoded by the coding sequence ATGAGCGTCACTCAGAACAGTGAACGGGTCCAGATTGGCCCTGAAGCCGACCTGCCCGAGGGCTTCCAGACCACCGTGGAGCTGGACGGCGTCAGCGTGCTGGTGCTGCGCCACGAGGGCCAGTTCTACGCCCTGCGCAACAACTGCACGCACCAGGATTACCCGTTGCAGGGCGGCGAGGTCAGCATGGCCCGCATCACCTGCCAGAAGCACGGCGCAAAGTTTGAGCTGGCGACGGGCAAGGCTAAATCCCTGCCCGCCGTGAAGCCCGTCCGGCTGTTCAGAACCGAGGTCGAAGGCGGCATGGTGTACGTCTCGCCGCTGTAG
- a CDS encoding ankyrin repeat domain-containing protein has product MTTASEKDLFLAIRAGDGQAVRDLIRQDRTLLGAVSPMGVSPVLFAAYYHHPAMARVLVEEGAALDIFEAAAIGEAERVREVLDADAALLNAASPDGFSPLGLAAFFGQEAVAALLLSRGADVNTVSRNAMRVGPLHSAVAGNHAGLVRTLMDAGADVNAAQQGGFTPLMGAAQNGNAELVRLLLSHGARPGDLTGEGRSAAELAQEEGHGEVLILLG; this is encoded by the coding sequence GTGACCACTGCCTCCGAGAAGGACCTGTTTCTGGCGATCCGCGCGGGTGACGGGCAGGCGGTGCGCGACCTGATCCGTCAGGACCGCACGCTGCTGGGGGCGGTCAGTCCCATGGGCGTGTCCCCGGTGCTGTTCGCCGCCTATTACCACCACCCCGCCATGGCCCGCGTGCTGGTGGAGGAGGGCGCGGCGCTGGACATCTTCGAGGCGGCGGCCATCGGTGAGGCGGAGCGCGTACGGGAGGTGCTGGACGCCGACGCCGCCCTGCTGAATGCGGCCAGTCCCGACGGCTTCTCACCGCTGGGCCTCGCGGCCTTTTTCGGGCAGGAGGCCGTGGCGGCGCTGCTGCTGTCACGCGGGGCCGACGTCAACACGGTCAGCCGCAACGCCATGCGGGTGGGGCCGCTGCACTCGGCGGTGGCCGGAAACCACGCCGGGCTGGTCCGCACGCTGATGGACGCCGGCGCGGACGTGAACGCCGCGCAGCAGGGCGGGTTCACCCCGCTGATGGGCGCGGCGCAGAACGGCAACGCCGAACTGGTAAGGTTGCTGCTCTCGCACGGGGCGCGGCCCGGCGACCTGACCGGGGAGGGCCGCAGCGCTGCCGAGCTGGCGCAGGAGGAGGGCCACGGCGAGGTGCTGATCCTGCTGGGCTGA
- a CDS encoding DUF2089 domain-containing protein — protein sequence MRPLPLPFPDETEAPHVTELRFAGSGVTVRGAFELNEFATLTPDNLEFLRLYIRVRGNLKEVERVLGVSYPTVRARFDTLLRAIGYEPELADPQAEILSSLERGEITPDEAARKLRR from the coding sequence ATGCGTCCCCTGCCCCTCCCCTTTCCCGATGAGACCGAAGCGCCGCACGTCACCGAACTGCGGTTTGCGGGCAGTGGCGTGACGGTGCGCGGTGCCTTCGAGCTCAACGAGTTCGCCACCCTGACCCCGGACAATCTGGAATTTCTGCGGCTCTACATCCGCGTGCGCGGCAACCTCAAGGAGGTCGAGCGCGTGCTGGGCGTGAGCTACCCCACCGTGCGCGCCCGCTTCGACACGCTGCTGCGCGCGATTGGTTACGAGCCCGAACTGGCCGACCCGCAGGCCGAGATCCTGAGCAGCCTGGAGCGCGGCGAGATCACCCCGGACGAGGCGGCCCGCAAGCTGCGGCGCTAG
- the acs gene encoding acetate--CoA ligase — MTHPTSSDHIDNVLHETRVIQPPADFAAQAQVTREEYDRRYRQSLDDPDTFWAEVAGELTWMTPWEQVLDWQEPHARWFVGGQTNIAYNALDRQVERGLGGKRAFVWEGEDGEVRTFTYAELLREVKQAANAMLALGVQTGDRVTLYLPLVPEAAIAMLACARIGAVHSVVFGGFSVSALSDRMNDAASKLLITADAGLRRGGLVNLKANADEAAGKTPTLEHMLVVNRAGSNPPMQPGRDVWWHEALAAASDEHEAMPLDSEHPLFVLYTSGSTGKPKGVLHTTGGYMVGTYLTTDTVFDLKDDDVFWCTADVGWVTGHSYSVYGPLLNGATVMLYEGAPNHPDWGRFWAIVQKHRVTILYTAPTAIRALMRQGDAIPAQYDLSSLRLLGSVGEPINPEAWMWYARVIGGDRCPVIDTWWQTETGSIMLTTLPGAHPAKPGSAGLPMYGIEPAIMTRAGEELGPNDGGLLVIKRPWPSMLRTVYGDDERYRKTYWGEIPHVYFAGDGARRDADGYITVMGRVDDVLNVSGHRLGTMEIESALVAHPSVAEAAVVGRPDDIKGECVVAFVLPQGEQTVDPAALRAYVTREIGALARPDAIYIADALPKTRSGKIMRRFLRQIAAGRAIEGDTSTLEDPGVLDRLAETPAV, encoded by the coding sequence ATGACGCATCCCACATCCAGCGACCACATCGACAACGTGCTGCATGAGACCCGTGTGATTCAGCCGCCCGCCGACTTTGCGGCGCAGGCGCAGGTCACGCGCGAGGAGTACGACCGCCGCTACCGTCAGAGCCTGGACGACCCCGATACATTCTGGGCCGAGGTGGCCGGAGAACTGACCTGGATGACCCCCTGGGAACAGGTGCTGGACTGGCAGGAGCCGCACGCCCGCTGGTTCGTGGGCGGCCAGACCAACATCGCCTACAACGCGCTGGACCGTCAGGTGGAACGCGGCCTGGGCGGCAAGCGGGCCTTTGTCTGGGAGGGCGAGGACGGTGAGGTCCGCACCTTCACGTATGCCGAACTGCTGCGCGAGGTCAAGCAGGCCGCCAACGCCATGCTCGCGCTGGGCGTGCAGACGGGCGACCGCGTGACGCTGTACCTGCCGCTGGTGCCGGAGGCGGCGATTGCCATGCTGGCCTGCGCCCGCATCGGCGCGGTACACAGCGTGGTGTTCGGCGGCTTTTCCGTCTCGGCGCTGAGCGACCGCATGAACGACGCGGCCAGCAAGCTGCTGATCACCGCCGACGCGGGCCTGCGGCGCGGCGGGCTGGTAAATCTCAAGGCCAACGCCGATGAGGCCGCCGGGAAGACGCCCACCCTGGAGCATATGCTGGTGGTCAACCGCGCGGGCTCGAATCCGCCCATGCAGCCGGGCCGCGACGTGTGGTGGCACGAGGCGCTGGCCGCCGCGAGCGACGAGCACGAGGCCATGCCCCTGGACAGCGAGCACCCGCTGTTCGTGCTGTACACCTCCGGCAGCACCGGCAAGCCCAAGGGCGTGCTGCACACCACCGGCGGCTACATGGTGGGCACCTACCTGACCACCGACACGGTGTTTGACCTGAAAGATGACGACGTGTTCTGGTGCACCGCCGACGTGGGCTGGGTCACCGGCCACAGCTACAGCGTGTACGGCCCGCTGCTGAACGGCGCAACCGTGATGCTGTACGAGGGCGCACCCAACCACCCCGACTGGGGCCGCTTCTGGGCCATCGTGCAAAAGCACCGGGTCACCATCCTGTACACCGCGCCCACCGCTATCCGCGCGCTGATGCGTCAGGGCGACGCCATTCCCGCGCAGTACGACCTGAGCAGCCTGCGCCTGCTGGGCTCGGTGGGAGAGCCGATCAACCCGGAAGCGTGGATGTGGTACGCCCGCGTGATCGGCGGGGACCGCTGCCCGGTGATCGACACCTGGTGGCAGACCGAGACCGGCTCGATCATGCTGACCACCCTGCCCGGCGCACACCCGGCCAAGCCCGGCAGCGCGGGCCTGCCGATGTACGGCATCGAGCCTGCGATCATGACCCGCGCGGGCGAGGAGCTGGGACCGAACGACGGCGGCCTGCTGGTCATCAAGCGCCCGTGGCCCAGCATGCTGCGCACCGTATACGGCGACGACGAGCGCTACCGCAAAACGTACTGGGGCGAGATTCCGCATGTGTACTTCGCCGGGGACGGCGCGCGGCGCGACGCCGACGGCTACATCACCGTGATGGGCCGGGTGGATGACGTGCTGAACGTCTCCGGACACCGGCTGGGCACCATGGAGATCGAGTCGGCGCTGGTGGCCCATCCCAGCGTGGCCGAGGCCGCCGTGGTGGGCCGGCCCGACGACATCAAGGGCGAGTGCGTGGTGGCCTTTGTACTGCCGCAGGGCGAGCAGACAGTGGACCCGGCGGCCCTGCGCGCCTATGTGACCCGCGAGATCGGTGCGCTGGCCCGTCCGGACGCGATCTACATCGCCGACGCCCTGCCCAAGACCCGCAGTGGCAAGATCATGCGCCGCTTCCTGCGGCAGATCGCCGCAGGCCGGGCCATCGAGGGCGACACCAGCACCCTGGAGGACCCCGGCGTGCTGGACCGGCTGGCCGAGACGCCAGCGGTCTAG
- a CDS encoding D-alanyl-D-alanine carboxypeptidase/D-alanyl-D-alanine-endopeptidase: MPRFLPLLCALLCLGGAPSPAAQKAAAPPADLILQREPPLSAGVRRVLSGLPAGVRAGVLVQDLTTGRVLQTSLPDTPFIPASTTKLVVGAAVLQDRGGAASWWSSELTVPAAQVGRASVKAVTLRGSGDPSLSAAGDSYSLRALAKQAHAHGLRAVGQVRLDDARLDPDSWQAAPIDVPMTALRLAEWHDAPPTTPATAHQRLGAALIAELRRAGITVTSDEVGQAAPFRPYAPPPRTDERGRPLPPGPLTPVARRPEQAVASVRSGPVATLVAATLRPSDNLLAEELLATLALRPAGNGTLAGALARERALLGRTGVNLTGVVLADGSGLSRENRLTPRALTDLLRVMYALPYPLSGTPDQGRGFPDRLYHQRQNAFVEALPQGGTGENVPAHDGRGGTLARRFLGTGLDVRAKTGTLPGVSTLAGYVTASSGRPLAFALMMNGPPDSPILNLRALQDEVVGVLAAEH; the protein is encoded by the coding sequence ATGCCGCGTTTCCTGCCCCTACTGTGCGCGCTGCTGTGTCTGGGCGGCGCGCCGTCTCCGGCGGCGCAGAAGGCGGCGGCGCCGCCCGCAGACCTGATCCTGCAGCGGGAACCCCCGCTCAGCGCAGGCGTGCGGCGGGTGCTGAGCGGCCTGCCTGCCGGCGTGCGGGCGGGCGTGCTGGTCCAAGACCTCACGACCGGCCGGGTGCTGCAGACCAGCCTGCCCGACACCCCCTTCATCCCCGCCAGCACCACCAAACTGGTGGTGGGCGCGGCGGTGCTGCAGGACCGGGGCGGCGCGGCCAGCTGGTGGAGCAGCGAGCTGACCGTTCCCGCCGCGCAGGTGGGCCGCGCCAGCGTGAAGGCCGTGACCCTACGCGGCAGCGGTGACCCCAGCCTGAGCGCGGCGGGCGACAGCTACAGCCTGCGCGCCCTGGCCAAACAGGCCCACGCCCACGGCCTGCGCGCCGTGGGTCAGGTCCGGCTGGACGACGCCCGCCTGGACCCAGACAGCTGGCAGGCCGCGCCCATCGACGTACCGATGACGGCCCTGCGTCTGGCGGAGTGGCACGACGCGCCGCCCACCACTCCCGCCACCGCCCACCAGCGGCTGGGCGCGGCCCTGATTGCCGAGTTGCGCCGCGCCGGAATCACGGTGACCTCGGACGAGGTGGGGCAGGCGGCCCCGTTCCGGCCCTATGCCCCGCCGCCGCGCACCGACGAACGTGGGCGGCCGTTGCCCCCTGGTCCGCTGACCCCGGTGGCCCGCCGCCCCGAGCAGGCCGTGGCCAGCGTGCGCAGTGGGCCGGTGGCGACGCTGGTAGCCGCCACCCTGCGGCCCAGCGACAACCTGCTGGCCGAGGAACTGCTGGCCACGCTGGCCCTGCGGCCGGCCGGCAACGGTACCCTCGCCGGCGCACTGGCGCGGGAGCGGGCGCTGCTGGGCCGCACCGGCGTGAACCTCACCGGCGTGGTACTGGCCGACGGCAGCGGCCTGAGCCGGGAAAACCGCCTGACGCCGCGTGCCCTGACCGATCTGCTGCGCGTGATGTACGCCCTGCCGTACCCGCTGTCCGGCACCCCGGACCAGGGCAGGGGCTTTCCTGACCGCCTGTACCACCAGCGCCAGAACGCCTTCGTCGAAGCCCTGCCCCAGGGTGGCACCGGCGAGAACGTCCCGGCCCACGACGGGCGCGGCGGCACGCTGGCACGGCGTTTTCTGGGCACCGGCCTGGACGTGCGGGCCAAGACCGGCACGCTGCCCGGCGTGAGCACGCTGGCCGGGTACGTGACCGCCAGCAGCGGGCGTCCGCTGGCCTTCGCGCTGATGATGAACGGCCCCCCCGACAGCCCGATCCTGAACCTGCGCGCCCTGCAGGACGAGGTGGTGGGCGTGCTGGCAGCGGAACACTGA
- a CDS encoding acetyl-CoA C-acetyltransferase encodes MTQNPSKIVIVAARRTPIGSFLGGLKDVSAAELGVAAARAVAGGLPGDDIADVIVGNVLQAGVGMNVARQVALGAGLAQHVPGLTVNRVCGSGLQAVISAAQGLRSGDGQLYLAGGTESMSRAPYLLPRAREGYRLGHAQMLDSILSEGLTDVFNDYHMGITAENIAAQWGITREEQDAFALESQNRAAAALAGGHFADELVPVEVPGRKGPTTVDTDEYPRATSAEALAKLRPAFKKDGTVTAGNASGLNDGAAMLAVTTEDYAAAHGLSVLAELSSYAAIGVDPQVMGIGPARAVPIALERAGLTLAEVDLLELNEAFAAQSLAVLRDLGADPARVNITGGAIALGHPIGASGARVLVTLIHALRRTGKETGVASLCIGGGMGIAVVVRARN; translated from the coding sequence ATGACTCAAAACCCAAGCAAAATCGTGATCGTGGCGGCCCGGCGCACGCCTATCGGCAGCTTCCTGGGCGGCCTGAAAGACGTGTCCGCCGCTGAACTGGGCGTGGCGGCGGCGCGGGCGGTGGCCGGGGGGCTGCCCGGCGACGACATCGCCGACGTGATCGTGGGCAACGTGCTGCAGGCGGGCGTGGGCATGAACGTGGCGCGGCAGGTGGCGCTGGGCGCGGGACTGGCCCAGCACGTGCCGGGCTTGACGGTCAACCGCGTGTGCGGCAGCGGCCTTCAGGCGGTGATCAGCGCCGCGCAGGGCCTCAGGTCGGGCGACGGCCAGCTGTATCTGGCCGGCGGCACCGAGTCGATGAGTCGCGCCCCCTACCTGCTGCCCCGCGCCCGCGAGGGCTACCGCCTGGGCCACGCGCAGATGCTCGACAGCATCCTGAGCGAGGGCCTGACCGACGTGTTTAACGACTACCACATGGGCATCACGGCGGAGAACATCGCCGCACAGTGGGGGATTACCCGCGAGGAGCAGGACGCCTTTGCGCTGGAAAGCCAGAACCGCGCCGCCGCCGCGCTGGCGGGCGGACACTTTGCCGACGAGCTGGTCCCTGTCGAGGTGCCGGGCCGGAAGGGCCCCACCACCGTCGACACCGACGAGTACCCCCGCGCCACCTCGGCGGAGGCGCTGGCCAAGTTGCGCCCGGCCTTCAAGAAGGACGGCACGGTGACGGCAGGCAACGCCAGCGGCCTGAACGACGGCGCGGCCATGCTGGCGGTGACAACCGAGGACTACGCGGCGGCCCACGGCCTGAGCGTGCTGGCCGAGCTCAGCAGCTACGCGGCCATCGGCGTCGACCCGCAGGTGATGGGCATTGGTCCGGCCAGGGCCGTGCCCATCGCGCTGGAGCGGGCCGGTCTGACCCTGGCCGAGGTGGACCTGCTGGAGCTGAACGAGGCCTTCGCCGCGCAGTCGCTGGCCGTGCTGCGCGATCTGGGCGCGGACCCGGCGCGGGTGAACATCACGGGCGGCGCGATTGCGCTGGGCCACCCCATCGGCGCTTCCGGGGCGCGGGTGCTGGTCACGCTGATTCATGCGCTGCGGCGCACGGGCAAGGAAACCGGGGTGGCCAGCCTGTGCATCGGCGGCGGCATGGGCATCGCCGTGGTGGTCCGGGCCAGGAATTAG